Proteins co-encoded in one Mycobacterium mantenii genomic window:
- the orn gene encoding oligoribonuclease, which yields MRDELVWIDCEMTGLDLGSDKLIEIAALVTDADLNILGEGVDVVIHADDAALSAMGEVVTEMHSRSGLTDEVRASTVDLATAEAMVLDYIGEHVKQPKTAPLAGNSIATDRAFIVRDMPGLDSFLHYRMIDVSSIKELCRRWYPRIYFGQPVKGLAHRALADIHESIRELQFYRQTAFVSPPGPSTSEIEAVVAALDGGKDAPGPSDSASAPPTG from the coding sequence GTGCGAGACGAATTGGTGTGGATCGACTGCGAGATGACCGGGCTTGATCTGGGTTCGGACAAGCTGATTGAGATCGCGGCGCTGGTGACCGACGCGGATTTGAACATTCTCGGCGAGGGGGTCGACGTGGTGATCCATGCCGACGATGCCGCGCTTTCGGCAATGGGCGAGGTGGTCACCGAAATGCACTCGCGTTCCGGGCTGACCGACGAAGTGAGGGCCTCCACCGTCGACCTGGCGACCGCCGAGGCGATGGTTCTGGACTACATCGGCGAACACGTCAAGCAACCCAAGACGGCGCCGCTGGCCGGAAACTCCATCGCCACCGACCGCGCCTTCATCGTGCGCGACATGCCCGGCCTGGACTCGTTCCTGCACTACCGCATGATCGACGTGAGCTCGATCAAAGAACTCTGCCGGCGCTGGTACCCGCGGATTTATTTCGGTCAGCCGGTCAAGGGGCTGGCCCACCGCGCGCTGGCCGACATCCATGAGTCCATCCGCGAGCTGCAGTTCTATCGGCAAACCGCATTCGTCTCGCCGCCGGGCCCGTCTACCAGCGAAATCGAGGCGGTGGTCGCCGCCCTCGACGGCGGAAAAGACGCACCGGGGCCAAGCGATTCGGCCAGCGCGCCGCCAACGGGCTAG
- the cmrA gene encoding mycolate reductase (Catalyzes the final step in mycolic acid biosynthesis.), producing the protein MPIPAPSPEARAVVTGASQNIGEALATELAARGHNLIVTARREDLLKDLAARLTDQYGVTVEVRAADLADPAERAKLCDELAARPISILCANAGTATFGPVATLNPAGEKAQLQLNVLGVHDLTLAVLPGMVERKAGGILISGSAAGNSPIPYNATYAATKAFANTFSESLRGELRGSGVNVTLLAPGPVRTDLPDDTEASIVERLVPDFLWISTEHTARVSLDALARNKMRVVPGLTSKAMSVASGYGPRAIVAPIVGAFYKKLGGG; encoded by the coding sequence ATGCCGATACCCGCTCCTAGCCCCGAGGCGCGCGCCGTTGTCACCGGAGCTTCGCAGAACATCGGTGAAGCGCTCGCCACCGAACTCGCCGCACGCGGACACAACCTGATCGTCACCGCGCGCCGCGAAGACCTGCTCAAGGACCTGGCCGCTCGCCTGACCGACCAGTACGGCGTCACCGTCGAGGTTCGCGCCGCCGACCTTGCCGACCCGGCCGAACGCGCGAAACTGTGCGACGAGCTGGCCGCCCGCCCCATCTCGATCCTGTGCGCCAATGCCGGCACCGCCACCTTCGGTCCGGTCGCCACGCTCAATCCGGCCGGCGAAAAGGCTCAGCTGCAGCTGAATGTCCTTGGTGTGCACGACCTTACGTTGGCGGTGCTGCCGGGGATGGTCGAGCGGAAGGCCGGCGGCATCCTGATTTCCGGCTCGGCGGCAGGTAATTCGCCGATCCCCTACAACGCCACCTATGCGGCCACCAAGGCGTTCGCGAACACCTTCAGCGAATCGCTGCGCGGCGAGCTGCGCGGGTCCGGTGTCAATGTGACGCTGCTGGCGCCCGGCCCGGTGCGCACCGACCTGCCCGATGACACCGAGGCATCGATCGTCGAGCGGCTGGTGCCCGACTTTCTCTGGATTTCGACCGAGCACACCGCGCGGGTGTCGCTGGATGCGTTGGCGCGCAACAAGATGCGCGTCGTCCCAGGCCTGACGTCGAAGGCCATGTCGGTGGCCAGCGGGTACGGTCCCCGCGCCATCGTGGCGCCCATCGTGGGTGCGTTCTACAAAAAGCTCGGCGGCGGGTAG
- a CDS encoding DMT family transporter codes for MAQANIAALLALSSALCVAIGDVLQQRAARCIADRSAGPVELFSSLLRNRRWWWGALLLVASIALQAAALGGGSVLLVQALLMSSVLFALPINARFSHRTVTGGEWVWAALLTAAVIVVVIVGNPQAGHSGASLRTWAAVAAVLGPLLVGCVVAGRIWGGAAAAALFAFASGSLWGVFAVLAKEVVARLGDGAGAVTRTPELYAGLLVALGGVAWSQSAFRAGPLTASMPTLQMSQPVVAAVLGVVVLGETLNTGRAGMIALAVAALVMTAAIVRLARVEAVSTRDTVEAQLRDEVGLPA; via the coding sequence ATGGCTCAAGCGAATATCGCCGCGCTACTGGCGTTGAGTTCTGCGTTGTGCGTGGCGATCGGCGATGTCCTGCAGCAGCGCGCTGCGCGCTGCATCGCCGACCGGTCGGCCGGCCCCGTCGAATTGTTCTCCAGCCTGCTGCGCAATCGGCGGTGGTGGTGGGGCGCACTGCTGCTGGTGGCGAGCATCGCGTTGCAGGCTGCGGCGTTGGGCGGGGGTTCGGTGCTGCTGGTGCAGGCGCTGCTGATGTCCTCGGTGCTGTTCGCGCTGCCCATCAACGCCAGGTTCTCGCACCGCACCGTGACCGGTGGCGAATGGGTGTGGGCCGCATTGCTGACGGCCGCGGTGATCGTGGTCGTGATCGTGGGCAATCCGCAGGCCGGTCATTCGGGCGCATCGCTGCGAACGTGGGCAGCGGTGGCCGCCGTCCTTGGGCCGCTGCTGGTCGGCTGTGTGGTGGCCGGTCGCATCTGGGGTGGTGCCGCGGCCGCGGCGCTGTTCGCCTTCGCATCGGGGTCGTTGTGGGGCGTCTTCGCGGTGCTCGCCAAAGAGGTCGTCGCCCGGCTCGGTGACGGTGCGGGCGCGGTGACCCGGACCCCGGAGCTGTATGCCGGCCTCCTGGTCGCGCTGGGGGGCGTGGCGTGGAGTCAGTCGGCGTTCCGGGCGGGTCCGTTGACCGCGTCGATGCCGACCCTGCAGATGTCGCAGCCGGTGGTGGCTGCGGTGCTCGGCGTCGTCGTCCTCGGCGAGACGCTGAACACGGGCCGGGCCGGGATGATCGCCCTGGCGGTGGCGGCGCTGGTGATGACCGCGGCGATCGTCAGGCTCGCGCGCGTCGAGGCCGTCAGCACCCGCGACACGGTCGAGGCGCAGCTGCGTGACGAGGTCGGATTGCCGGCGTAA
- a CDS encoding helicase HerA-like domain-containing protein, which produces MSTDSAATAATQIAGGYAVDGQALELGTVVIDGAADPAAQIRIPLATINRHGLVAGATGTGKTKTLQLIAEQLSAAGVPVLMADVKGDLSGLAQPGQRNDKTAARAKDTGDNWEPTGYPVEFLSLGTKGIGVPIRATVDSFGPVLLSKVLGLNATQESTLGLIFHWAKDQNHRLVTTDDLRGAIGYLTSDAGKEDLKSLGGVSATTAGVILRALVNLDAEGGDTFFGEPKLDPNDLLRANDRGQGIISLLEFTGQSVRPVIFSTFLMWLLADLYAKLDEVGDVDRPKLVFFFDEAHLLFADASKAFLEQVEQTVKLIRSKGVGVFFCTQLPTDIPNDVLSQLGARIQHALRAFTPDDQKALSKTVRTYPRTDVYDLESALTSLGIGEAVVTVLSEKGAPTPVAWTRMRVPRSLMASIGTDEIAAAAKNSPLQAKYGQTVAQPAQPQAGPRDQQAQPAPQPPQARSDYPPVPPNEPVPPMPEPAEPKGSKGPSMWEEVLQNPTVKSGINTAIREAVKGIFGTGRRRK; this is translated from the coding sequence ATGAGCACCGATTCGGCGGCCACGGCCGCGACGCAGATCGCCGGCGGCTACGCCGTCGACGGCCAGGCGCTGGAATTGGGTACGGTCGTCATCGACGGCGCGGCCGACCCGGCGGCGCAGATCCGTATCCCGCTGGCCACCATCAACAGGCACGGCCTGGTGGCCGGGGCCACCGGAACGGGCAAGACCAAGACGCTGCAACTGATCGCCGAGCAGCTCAGCGCCGCCGGTGTGCCCGTGCTGATGGCCGACGTGAAGGGCGACCTGTCCGGGCTGGCCCAGCCCGGACAGCGCAACGACAAGACCGCCGCGCGGGCCAAGGACACCGGCGACAATTGGGAGCCGACGGGATATCCGGTCGAGTTTTTGTCGTTGGGCACCAAGGGAATCGGCGTGCCGATACGCGCGACCGTCGACAGTTTCGGCCCGGTGTTGTTGTCGAAAGTGTTGGGGCTCAACGCCACTCAAGAGTCGACGCTGGGGCTGATCTTCCACTGGGCCAAGGATCAAAATCATCGGCTGGTCACCACGGACGACCTACGCGGCGCGATCGGCTACCTGACCAGCGATGCGGGCAAGGAAGACCTGAAATCGCTGGGCGGCGTTTCGGCGACGACGGCGGGCGTCATCCTGCGGGCGCTGGTGAACCTCGATGCCGAGGGCGGGGACACGTTCTTCGGCGAGCCCAAGCTCGACCCGAACGATCTGCTGCGCGCCAACGACCGGGGCCAGGGCATCATCTCGCTGCTGGAGTTCACCGGTCAGTCGGTGCGCCCCGTCATCTTCTCCACCTTCCTGATGTGGCTGCTCGCCGACCTGTACGCGAAACTGGACGAGGTCGGTGACGTGGACCGGCCCAAGCTGGTGTTCTTCTTCGACGAGGCGCACCTGTTGTTCGCCGACGCGTCCAAGGCCTTCCTCGAGCAGGTCGAGCAGACCGTCAAGCTGATCCGCTCCAAGGGCGTCGGGGTGTTCTTCTGCACGCAGCTGCCGACGGACATCCCCAACGACGTGCTCTCCCAGCTGGGCGCCCGGATCCAGCACGCGCTGCGGGCATTCACGCCCGACGACCAGAAGGCGCTGAGCAAGACCGTCCGCACCTACCCGAGAACCGATGTGTACGACCTGGAGTCGGCGCTGACGTCGCTGGGTATCGGCGAGGCCGTCGTCACCGTGCTGTCCGAGAAGGGCGCACCGACGCCGGTCGCGTGGACCAGGATGCGAGTGCCCCGGTCGCTGATGGCCTCGATCGGCACCGACGAGATCGCGGCCGCGGCCAAAAACAGTCCGCTGCAGGCGAAATACGGCCAGACGGTCGCCCAGCCGGCGCAGCCCCAGGCCGGACCACGGGATCAGCAAGCCCAACCCGCGCCGCAGCCGCCGCAGGCCCGGTCCGACTACCCGCCGGTGCCGCCGAACGAGCCGGTCCCGCCGATGCCGGAACCGGCGGAGCCCAAGGGGTCGAAAGGTCCGTCCATGTGGGAGGAAGTCCTGCAGAACCCGACGGTGAAAAGCGGTATCAACACCGCGATACGCGAGGCGGTGAAGGGCATCTTCGGCACCGGCCGCCGCCGGAAGTAA
- a CDS encoding L,D-transpeptidase, translating into MAHLRRRRSWLVAAMVPIAVFGAACHSNQAAAPPKVIFDKGTPFADLLVPKLTASVTDGAVGVTVDAPVTVTVAYGVLASVTMVNENGKSISGQLSPDGLRWSTTEQLGYNRRYTLSAKATGLGGAASKQMTFETSSPAHLTMPYVSPADGDVVGIGEPVAIRFDENIANRAAAQKAINITTNPPVEGAFYWLNNREVRWRPEHFWKSGTAIDVAVNTYGVDLGDGMFGEDNVKTHFTIGDEVISTADDTTKTVTVRVNGDVVKTMPTSMGKDSTPTANGVYIIGARFKHIIMDSSTYGVPVNSPNGYRTEVDWATQMSYSGVFVHSAPWSVGAQGHTNTSHGCLNVSPSNAEWFYDHSKSGDIVEVVHTVGPTLPGIEGLGDWNIPWAQWKAGNANT; encoded by the coding sequence ATGGCGCATTTGCGGAGACGGCGATCGTGGCTGGTGGCCGCGATGGTTCCGATTGCTGTCTTCGGCGCCGCCTGTCACAGCAACCAAGCGGCGGCACCGCCGAAGGTCATCTTCGACAAGGGCACCCCGTTCGCCGACCTGCTGGTCCCCAAGCTCACCGCCTCGGTGACCGACGGCGCCGTCGGTGTGACGGTGGATGCGCCGGTGACCGTGACCGTCGCCTATGGGGTGCTCGCGTCGGTCACCATGGTCAACGAGAACGGCAAGTCGATCAGTGGGCAGCTGAGTCCCGACGGGCTGCGCTGGTCGACCACCGAGCAGCTCGGCTACAACCGGCGCTACACCCTGAGCGCGAAGGCGACCGGCCTGGGCGGCGCGGCCAGCAAGCAGATGACGTTCGAGACCAGTTCACCCGCCCATCTGACCATGCCCTACGTCAGTCCGGCCGACGGCGACGTGGTGGGCATCGGTGAGCCGGTGGCGATCCGCTTCGACGAGAACATCGCGAACCGGGCGGCGGCCCAAAAGGCCATCAACATCACCACCAACCCGCCGGTAGAGGGCGCGTTCTACTGGCTGAACAACCGCGAAGTGCGTTGGCGCCCAGAGCATTTCTGGAAGTCGGGGACCGCCATCGACGTGGCGGTCAACACCTACGGGGTGGATCTGGGCGACGGGATGTTCGGCGAGGACAACGTCAAGACGCACTTCACCATCGGCGACGAGGTGATCTCGACGGCCGACGACACCACCAAGACGGTGACCGTGCGGGTCAACGGTGACGTCGTCAAGACCATGCCGACGTCGATGGGCAAGGACAGCACCCCAACGGCCAACGGCGTCTACATCATCGGCGCGCGCTTCAAGCACATCATCATGGATTCCTCGACCTACGGCGTTCCGGTCAACTCGCCCAACGGATACCGCACCGAGGTCGACTGGGCCACGCAGATGTCCTACAGCGGCGTCTTCGTGCATTCAGCGCCGTGGTCGGTGGGCGCTCAGGGCCACACCAACACCAGCCACGGCTGCCTCAACGTCAGTCCGAGCAACGCCGAGTGGTTCTACGACCACAGCAAGAGCGGCGACATCGTCGAGGTGGTGCATACGGTCGGGCCGACGCTGCCGGGGATTGAGGGGCTGGGCGACTGGAACATCCCCTGGGCACAGTGGAAGGCGGGCAACGCCAACACCTGA
- a CDS encoding MMPL family transporter — MLHVITRLAIAAPRRIIAVAVLVLLGAAIFGLPVVNGLSGGGFQDPTSESSRATDTLRDKFNQTDQQMLIVVTAPTGARGDQARRVGTEIAEQLKRSPWVLNVSSAWTSPPAAAAQLVSKDDKSGMIVAGLKGGENDAQNYASALTKDLVHDRDGVTVRAGGMAVAYAQINDQNQRDLLLMESIAIPLSFAVLVWVLGGVVAAALPIVLGALAIVCTMSVLRLISFATDVSTYALDLSIAMGLALAIDYNLLIITRYREELARTEDRDRALYRTMATAGRTVLFSATTVGLSMAVMALFPMYFLKSSAYTIVATAVIVAIAAVVVTPAAIVLLGPRLNTMDARRVMHRVLHGQRSFRDPAHKPLVSQFWYRSTKFVLRRAMPVGLSVVVLLLLLGVPFLGVKWGFPDERVLPPSASARQVADMLDNDFANGLGTSVSVVVPDANGVTPGELRRYATELSRVPDVTAVTAPMGTFVAGKRVGPPAAATGMANGSAFFTVGSSAPLYSQASNTQLDRLHRVGGPAGRSVEMTGLAQINRDSVDAITKRLPLVFALIALITFALLFLLTGSAVLPLQALVCNVLSLTAAFGAMVWIFQDGHLNALGTTPNGTLNANIPVLLFCIAFGLAMDYEVFLVSRIHEYWLASQAIRETPPTPAQARHETDESTALGIAGIGRVVTTAALVMSISFAALIPAHVSFMRMLGLGLTLGVLVDATLVRMVLVPAFIHLMGRWTWWAPRWLSWLRDQSVTGEGGEVAVGRGRWARDAPEVPRPMIRRWPTRAAPGRS; from the coding sequence ATGCTGCACGTAATCACCCGGCTTGCGATCGCCGCGCCGCGCCGCATCATTGCGGTCGCCGTGCTGGTCCTGCTGGGGGCCGCGATCTTCGGGCTGCCGGTGGTCAACGGCCTTTCCGGCGGTGGATTCCAGGACCCCACCTCGGAGTCTTCCCGCGCGACCGACACCCTTCGGGACAAGTTCAACCAGACCGACCAGCAGATGCTGATTGTGGTGACCGCGCCCACCGGCGCCCGCGGTGATCAAGCGCGCCGCGTCGGCACCGAGATCGCCGAGCAGCTGAAACGGTCCCCGTGGGTGCTCAATGTGTCGTCGGCGTGGACGTCACCACCCGCGGCCGCGGCTCAGCTGGTCAGCAAGGACGACAAGTCCGGAATGATTGTGGCCGGCCTGAAAGGCGGGGAAAACGACGCGCAGAACTACGCCAGCGCGCTGACCAAGGACCTGGTGCATGACCGCGACGGCGTCACCGTGCGCGCCGGCGGGATGGCCGTGGCGTATGCGCAGATCAACGACCAGAACCAGCGCGATCTGCTGTTGATGGAGTCCATCGCGATTCCGCTGAGTTTCGCGGTGCTGGTCTGGGTGCTCGGCGGAGTGGTGGCGGCCGCGCTGCCGATCGTCCTGGGTGCGTTGGCCATTGTGTGCACCATGTCGGTGTTGCGGCTGATCAGCTTCGCCACCGACGTGTCGACGTACGCGCTGGACCTCAGCATCGCGATGGGTCTCGCCCTGGCGATCGACTACAACCTGCTGATCATCACCCGCTACCGCGAGGAGTTGGCGCGAACCGAGGACCGGGATCGGGCGTTGTACCGCACCATGGCCACCGCCGGTCGGACCGTGTTGTTCTCGGCCACCACCGTCGGTTTGTCGATGGCGGTGATGGCGCTGTTCCCGATGTACTTCCTGAAATCGTCGGCCTACACCATCGTGGCCACCGCGGTGATCGTCGCGATCGCGGCCGTCGTGGTGACCCCGGCGGCGATCGTCCTGTTGGGGCCCCGGTTGAACACGATGGATGCCCGCCGAGTGATGCACCGCGTCCTGCACGGGCAGCGCTCGTTCCGCGATCCCGCGCACAAGCCGCTCGTGTCGCAGTTCTGGTACCGGTCGACCAAGTTCGTCTTGCGCCGCGCCATGCCGGTCGGGCTGAGCGTCGTCGTGCTGCTGCTGTTGCTGGGCGTGCCGTTTCTGGGGGTGAAGTGGGGTTTTCCCGACGAGCGGGTGCTCCCACCGTCGGCGTCGGCGCGCCAGGTGGCCGACATGCTGGACAACGATTTCGCGAACGGGCTGGGAACCTCGGTGTCCGTGGTGGTCCCCGACGCCAACGGGGTGACCCCCGGCGAACTGCGGCGTTACGCCACCGAGCTGTCCCGGGTGCCCGACGTGACCGCGGTCACCGCACCGATGGGGACGTTCGTGGCCGGAAAGCGGGTCGGGCCGCCCGCCGCGGCCACCGGCATGGCCAACGGCAGCGCATTTTTCACCGTGGGCAGCTCGGCGCCGCTGTACTCGCAGGCCTCGAACACCCAGCTCGATCGGTTGCATCGGGTCGGCGGCCCGGCGGGGCGGTCGGTGGAGATGACCGGGCTGGCGCAGATCAATCGGGACAGCGTCGATGCGATCACCAAGCGTCTGCCGCTCGTGTTCGCGCTGATCGCGCTGATTACCTTCGCACTGCTGTTTTTGCTCACCGGCAGCGCGGTGTTGCCGCTGCAGGCCCTGGTGTGCAACGTGCTGTCGCTGACGGCGGCATTCGGTGCGATGGTGTGGATCTTCCAGGACGGCCACCTCAATGCGCTGGGCACCACGCCCAACGGGACGTTGAACGCGAACATCCCAGTGTTGTTGTTCTGCATCGCTTTTGGGTTGGCCATGGATTACGAGGTGTTCCTGGTCTCGCGCATTCATGAGTACTGGCTGGCCTCGCAGGCCATCCGGGAGACGCCGCCGACGCCGGCCCAGGCGCGCCACGAGACCGACGAGAGCACCGCGCTGGGCATCGCCGGCATCGGCCGGGTGGTCACCACCGCCGCGCTGGTGATGTCGATTTCCTTCGCCGCACTGATCCCGGCGCATGTGTCGTTCATGCGAATGCTGGGTCTGGGCCTCACACTCGGTGTGCTCGTCGACGCCACCTTGGTGCGAATGGTGTTGGTGCCGGCCTTCATCCACCTGATGGGCCGCTGGACATGGTGGGCTCCCCGGTGGTTGTCGTGGCTGCGGGACCAATCCGTGACCGGCGAAGGCGGCGAGGTCGCGGTGGGGCGGGGCCGTTGGGCCCGCGATGCACCCGAGGTGCCGCGACCGATGATCCGAAGGTGGCCGACCAGAGCCGCGCCCGGGCGCAGCTGA